From Coriobacteriaceae bacterium, a single genomic window includes:
- a CDS encoding cation:proton antiporter: MAFVSLAIIALVAFASPFIASAIPGKPVPETVFLLVLGAVLGPHMLGVIHVDAEVSLVSELGLAFLFLLAGFEIDPKSITGVEGRYGLATWVVTFGIAWLAVRFTPWFSVSHFDGIAVTLALTSTALGTLVPIMRERSLTGTRVGDSILAYGTWGELGPVLAMSVLLSARTGIQTLVILGLFAVVCVLLAVVPSRSKRVGSRFFAFVEERADTTSQTFVRLTVLILVTLVAFSAVFDLDIVLGSFAAGFVLRYIIPEGNHTLETKLDGLAYGFLIPVFFTVSGAKIDLTAVASRPGLLVGFIVALLIIRAVPILISMSICPATRDVSAYGRITVALYCTTALPIIVAVTSVAVNAGALSQDIASVMVAAGAITVFLMPLLAQLFYRVVDAAPVAAVAEVAEHPSDALDILRAHHDLASLLAREHELLTSHGHGRVFEGLPTLDTIAERLSAEAASGHIDARIVDAAHLLADKTYGDEVDPSELTPRERRRLERAKLAVREYRRRMLELYAREEAEDDDGK; encoded by the coding sequence ATGGCATTCGTTTCGCTCGCCATCATCGCACTCGTGGCCTTTGCGAGTCCTTTTATCGCCTCGGCGATTCCCGGAAAACCCGTTCCCGAGACGGTCTTTTTGCTCGTGCTCGGCGCGGTACTGGGACCCCATATGCTCGGCGTCATCCATGTAGATGCTGAGGTCTCGCTTGTGTCCGAGCTGGGCCTGGCCTTTTTGTTCCTGCTTGCCGGCTTTGAGATCGACCCCAAGAGCATCACGGGCGTCGAGGGGCGCTACGGCTTGGCGACGTGGGTCGTCACGTTTGGTATCGCCTGGCTTGCCGTGCGCTTTACCCCGTGGTTCTCAGTCAGTCATTTCGACGGTATCGCCGTGACGCTTGCCCTCACTTCGACGGCGCTCGGTACGCTTGTGCCCATCATGCGTGAGCGCTCGCTCACCGGCACGCGCGTGGGCGACTCGATTCTCGCGTATGGCACTTGGGGCGAGCTCGGTCCCGTGCTTGCTATGTCGGTGTTGCTGTCTGCCCGCACCGGCATCCAAACGCTCGTAATCCTTGGCTTGTTTGCGGTGGTTTGCGTGTTGCTGGCCGTGGTCCCAAGCCGCTCCAAGCGCGTCGGCAGCCGCTTCTTTGCGTTTGTCGAGGAACGCGCCGATACCACGTCGCAGACCTTCGTGCGCCTGACGGTGCTCATCCTGGTCACGCTCGTGGCGTTCTCGGCCGTCTTTGATCTCGACATCGTGTTGGGTTCTTTTGCCGCCGGCTTTGTCCTGCGCTATATCATCCCCGAGGGCAACCATACGCTCGAGACCAAGCTCGACGGTCTGGCCTACGGTTTTTTGATTCCGGTGTTCTTTACCGTATCGGGCGCAAAGATCGATTTGACGGCCGTGGCGTCGCGCCCGGGTCTGCTCGTGGGCTTTATCGTGGCGTTGTTGATTATTCGTGCCGTGCCCATTCTTATTTCCATGAGCATTTGTCCTGCGACGCGCGATGTGTCGGCGTATGGTCGCATTACCGTGGCCCTGTACTGCACCACGGCGCTGCCGATCATCGTTGCCGTTACGAGCGTTGCCGTCAACGCGGGCGCGCTGTCGCAAGATATTGCGTCGGTCATGGTTGCCGCCGGTGCCATCACGGTGTTCTTGATGCCATTGCTCGCGCAGCTCTTCTACCGCGTGGTGGATGCCGCACCGGTCGCCGCCGTGGCAGAGGTTGCCGAGCATCCATCCGATGCGCTCGACATCTTGCGCGCCCACCACGACCTAGCGAGCTTGCTCGCGCGCGAGCATGAGCTGCTGACTTCGCATGGCCATGGTCGCGTATTCGAGGGCCTGCCTACGCTCGATACGATTGCCGAGCGTCTTTCCGCCGAGGCGGCGAGCGGCCACATCGATGCCCGCATCGTGGACGCGGCGCACCTGCTTGCCGATAAGACCTATGGAGACGAGGTCGACCCGTCCGAGCTGACTCCGCGCGAGCGCCGTCGCCTGGAGCGCGCCAAGCTCGCCGTGCGCGAATACCGCCGCCGCATGCTGGAGCTCTATGCGCGCGAAGAAGCCGAAGACGACGACGGTAAGTAG
- a CDS encoding AzlD domain-containing protein, with protein MPVNEFLILWLSSWAAIAFFRIAPAFALRGRTLPPRVTEALGYIPPAAFAALVANDLVSPGAFDAGLWPALVPWVAAAGVVVVAIKTKSMLWCCVSGVVLYIVLSLI; from the coding sequence ATGCCCGTTAACGAGTTTTTGATTCTGTGGCTGTCGTCGTGGGCAGCCATCGCATTCTTTCGCATCGCGCCAGCGTTCGCCCTGCGCGGACGGACCCTGCCGCCCCGCGTTACCGAGGCCCTGGGCTACATTCCGCCCGCTGCCTTCGCCGCGCTGGTCGCCAACGACTTGGTAAGCCCCGGTGCGTTCGATGCGGGGCTGTGGCCCGCCCTGGTTCCCTGGGTCGCCGCTGCCGGCGTCGTGGTGGTGGCGATTAAGACAAAGTCGATGCTGTGGTGCTGCGTCTCGGGCGTTGTGCTGTATATCGTTTTGAGCCTCATATAG
- a CDS encoding SDR family oxidoreductase produces MLLEGKKAIITGGTRGIGYAIACRFIEEGAAVTVFGSRQETADTAVEKLAAAYPDAKVWGRSCDLTSLEAVTEAFTQAAADMGGLDTVVNNAGISQRSPLLDYTAEEFAKVMDLNVVAVFNGHQAAAKIMTKAGRGGTITTTSSMVAKYGQPSGVGYPTSKFAVNGMVQSLSRELAPMGIRVNAVAPGVTKTDMVANLPEEVIKPIIATIPLGRMGEPEDVANAFVFLASDMSSYVTGAVLPVDGAARS; encoded by the coding sequence ATGTTGCTCGAGGGCAAGAAAGCAATCATCACCGGAGGCACACGCGGTATCGGCTATGCCATCGCCTGCCGTTTTATCGAGGAAGGCGCTGCCGTCACCGTCTTTGGCTCGCGCCAGGAGACTGCCGACACGGCCGTTGAGAAGCTGGCAGCCGCCTATCCCGACGCCAAGGTCTGGGGCCGCTCCTGCGACCTCACCTCGCTCGAAGCCGTGACCGAGGCCTTTACCCAGGCCGCAGCCGATATGGGCGGCTTGGATACAGTCGTCAACAATGCCGGCATCTCCCAGCGCTCGCCCCTTTTGGACTACACGGCCGAGGAGTTCGCAAAGGTCATGGACCTTAACGTCGTCGCCGTCTTTAATGGCCACCAGGCAGCCGCCAAGATCATGACCAAGGCCGGCCGTGGCGGCACCATCACCACCACGAGCTCGATGGTCGCCAAGTACGGTCAGCCCTCCGGCGTCGGTTACCCCACGTCCAAGTTTGCCGTCAACGGTATGGTCCAGTCGCTCTCGCGCGAGCTCGCCCCCATGGGCATTCGCGTCAATGCCGTCGCACCCGGCGTGACCAAGACCGATATGGTCGCCAACCTGCCCGAAGAGGTCATCAAGCCCATCATCGCCACCATTCCGCTGGGTCGCATGGGCGAGCCCGAGGATGTCGCCAACGCCTTTGTTTTCCTGGCGAGCGACATGTCCTCCTACGTCACGGGCGCCGTGCTCCCCGTCGACGGAGCCGCCCGCTCCTAA
- a CDS encoding phosphoribosylformylglycinamidine synthase yields the protein MVSRIYVEKKPGFDVEAQQLKGELTEILGIQGIEALRIINRYDVEGIDEELFRSCVPTVFSEPQVDVTYDELPASDGAVFAVEFLPGQFDQRADSASECVQLISQGERPAVRSAKVYMISGDLDEAAVEAIKHYVVNPVEARIASLDLPETLHMETPEPQPVEVLDGFRELDEAGLAAFIAERGLAMDEADIAFCQQYFRDEDRDPTITEIRVIDTYWSDHCRHTTFGTVLDDVTIDDAVVQQAFDRYMEMRHELGRDAKPVCLMDMGTIGAKYLKKTGVMTDVDESEEINACTVKVKVDVDGEEQDWLFLFKNETHNHPTEIEPFGGAATCVGGAIRDPLSGRSYVYQAMRVTGAGDPTVPVSETLEGKLPQRKLVTTAAAGYSSYGNQIGLATGQVNELYHPGYVAKRMEVGAVVGATPANHVRRECPAPTDKIILLGGRTGRDGIGGATGSSKTQNTESIETSGAEVQKGNAPVERKLQRLFRRGDACRLIKRCNDFGAGGVSVAVGELADGLYVDLDTVTKKYDGLDGTELAISESQERMACAVADGDVEEFMGYAAEENLEATVIAEVTAEPRMRMAWNGVAIVDLSREFLNSNGAPKHQVAHVCARSVWQPSWAGTTLAERMTSLVTDLNVASNKGLSERFDSTIGAATVLMPFGGKTQLTPSSAMVAKFPVDGETTTASAMAWGFNPYLMEADQFAGAYLSVVESIAKLVAAGFEHKRAYLSFQEYFERLRTEAERWGKPMAAVLGALMAQVDLGAGAIGGKDSMSGSFEDEAGELNVPPTLISFAVAVGRAARAVSPEFKGLTHRVVRIAPATYGEDYRPDAQQLLAAFDAVEALTATGDALAVSTPGYGCGAESLFKMCVGNQIGIELAEDVDVESLFTPLYGSFIVELTEDAELPEVADGVVVEPLGTTVEGYVIDTGSEVIELSELQEAWESGIESVFAYRSAGETAEVETIDFRTKDIHVYGGAKIARPRVVIPVFPGNNCEYDSARAFRAAGAEADTFVINNLTPEAVAESTHELARRIRQSQIVMIPGGFSGGDEPDGSAKFITAFFRAPEVTEAVRDLLKARDGLMLGICNGFQALVKLGLVPYGDIVDATPDAPTLTFNTIGRHQSRLVRTRISSNLSPWLSQCSLDDPYTVAISHGEGRFVANDEVLAQLIANGQVATQYVGEDGKPSMDLSVNPNGSALAIEGITSPDGRVLGKMGHAERRGDNLYRNVPEHVPGDKFMPIFESGVAYFA from the coding sequence ATGGTCTCTCGTATCTACGTGGAGAAGAAACCCGGGTTCGACGTCGAGGCTCAGCAGCTCAAGGGCGAGCTGACCGAGATTCTCGGCATTCAGGGCATCGAGGCCCTGAGGATCATCAACCGCTACGACGTCGAGGGCATCGACGAGGAGCTCTTCCGCTCCTGCGTGCCGACCGTCTTCAGCGAGCCCCAGGTCGATGTGACCTATGACGAGCTCCCCGCAAGCGATGGCGCCGTCTTTGCCGTCGAATTCCTGCCTGGCCAGTTTGACCAGCGCGCCGACTCCGCCAGCGAGTGCGTGCAGCTCATCAGCCAGGGCGAGCGCCCCGCCGTGCGCTCCGCCAAGGTCTATATGATCTCGGGCGACTTGGACGAGGCCGCCGTCGAGGCCATCAAGCACTACGTGGTGAACCCCGTCGAGGCCCGTATTGCTTCGCTCGATCTGCCCGAGACGCTGCACATGGAGACCCCCGAGCCCCAGCCCGTCGAGGTGCTCGACGGCTTCCGCGAGCTCGATGAGGCCGGCCTTGCCGCCTTCATCGCCGAGCGCGGCCTTGCCATGGACGAGGCGGACATCGCATTCTGCCAGCAGTACTTCCGCGATGAGGATCGCGACCCCACCATCACCGAGATTCGCGTAATCGACACCTACTGGTCCGATCACTGCCGCCACACCACCTTCGGCACCGTCCTGGACGACGTGACGATCGATGACGCCGTGGTACAGCAGGCCTTCGACCGCTATATGGAGATGCGCCACGAGCTCGGTCGCGACGCCAAGCCCGTCTGCCTTATGGACATGGGCACCATCGGCGCCAAGTACCTTAAGAAGACCGGCGTCATGACCGATGTCGACGAGTCCGAGGAGATCAACGCCTGCACCGTCAAGGTGAAGGTCGATGTCGACGGCGAGGAGCAGGACTGGCTGTTCCTGTTTAAGAACGAGACCCACAACCACCCGACCGAGATCGAGCCCTTCGGCGGCGCCGCCACCTGCGTGGGCGGCGCTATCCGCGACCCGCTCTCGGGCCGCAGCTACGTGTACCAGGCTATGCGCGTCACCGGTGCCGGCGACCCCACCGTCCCCGTGTCCGAGACGCTCGAGGGCAAGCTGCCGCAGCGCAAGCTCGTGACCACCGCTGCCGCCGGCTACTCCAGCTACGGCAACCAGATCGGCCTTGCCACCGGCCAGGTCAACGAGCTCTATCACCCCGGCTACGTGGCCAAGCGCATGGAGGTCGGCGCCGTCGTGGGCGCTACCCCGGCAAACCACGTGCGCCGCGAGTGCCCCGCCCCCACCGACAAGATCATCCTGCTGGGCGGCCGTACCGGCCGTGACGGCATCGGCGGCGCCACCGGTTCCTCCAAGACCCAGAACACCGAGTCCATCGAGACCTCGGGCGCCGAGGTCCAGAAGGGCAATGCCCCGGTCGAGCGTAAGCTGCAGCGTCTGTTCCGCCGCGGCGACGCCTGCCGCCTGATCAAGCGCTGCAACGACTTTGGCGCCGGCGGCGTCTCGGTCGCCGTGGGTGAGCTTGCCGACGGCCTGTATGTCGACCTGGACACCGTGACCAAGAAGTACGACGGTCTGGACGGCACCGAGCTCGCCATCTCCGAGTCCCAGGAGCGCATGGCCTGTGCCGTCGCCGACGGTGACGTCGAGGAGTTCATGGGCTACGCCGCCGAGGAGAACCTCGAGGCGACCGTTATCGCCGAGGTTACCGCCGAGCCGCGCATGCGCATGGCCTGGAACGGTGTCGCCATCGTCGACCTGTCCCGCGAGTTCCTCAACTCCAACGGTGCGCCCAAACACCAGGTCGCCCACGTGTGCGCCCGCAGCGTGTGGCAGCCCAGCTGGGCCGGCACCACGCTTGCCGAGCGCATGACCTCGCTCGTCACCGACCTCAACGTCGCCTCCAACAAGGGCCTTTCCGAGCGCTTCGACTCCACCATCGGTGCCGCGACCGTGCTCATGCCCTTTGGCGGCAAGACGCAGCTCACTCCGAGCTCTGCCATGGTCGCCAAGTTCCCCGTGGACGGCGAGACCACCACGGCGAGTGCCATGGCATGGGGCTTCAACCCCTATCTGATGGAAGCCGACCAGTTTGCAGGCGCCTACCTGTCCGTGGTCGAGTCCATCGCTAAGCTCGTGGCCGCCGGCTTTGAGCACAAGCGCGCCTACCTTTCCTTCCAGGAGTACTTCGAGCGCCTGCGCACCGAGGCTGAGCGTTGGGGCAAGCCTATGGCTGCAGTACTCGGCGCTCTCATGGCCCAGGTCGACCTGGGCGCCGGTGCCATCGGCGGCAAGGATTCCATGAGCGGCTCGTTTGAGGACGAGGCCGGCGAGCTCAACGTTCCGCCGACCCTGATCAGCTTCGCCGTCGCCGTGGGCCGTGCAGCCCGCGCCGTCTCCCCCGAGTTCAAGGGCCTCACGCACCGCGTCGTCCGCATCGCCCCCGCCACCTACGGCGAGGACTACCGCCCCGACGCCCAGCAGCTGCTCGCCGCATTTGACGCCGTCGAGGCGCTCACCGCCACCGGTGACGCCCTGGCCGTCTCCACGCCCGGCTATGGCTGCGGCGCCGAGAGCCTCTTTAAGATGTGCGTCGGCAACCAGATCGGTATCGAGCTTGCTGAGGATGTGGACGTGGAGAGCCTCTTCACCCCGCTCTACGGCAGCTTTATCGTCGAGCTCACCGAGGACGCCGAGCTGCCCGAGGTCGCCGACGGCGTTGTCGTCGAGCCCCTGGGCACCACCGTCGAGGGCTATGTCATCGACACCGGCTCCGAGGTCATCGAGCTCTCCGAGCTCCAGGAGGCCTGGGAGAGCGGCATCGAGAGCGTCTTTGCCTATCGCAGCGCCGGCGAGACCGCCGAGGTCGAGACCATCGACTTCCGCACCAAGGATATCCATGTGTATGGCGGCGCCAAGATCGCCCGCCCGCGCGTGGTCATCCCCGTGTTCCCTGGCAACAACTGCGAGTACGACAGCGCCCGTGCCTTCCGCGCCGCCGGCGCCGAGGCCGACACCTTCGTGATCAACAACCTCACGCCCGAGGCCGTCGCCGAGAGCACCCATGAGCTCGCCCGCCGCATCCGCCAAAGCCAGATCGTCATGATCCCCGGCGGCTTCTCGGGCGGTGACGAGCCCGACGGCTCCGCCAAGTTCATCACGGCGTTCTTCCGCGCTCCCGAGGTCACCGAGGCCGTCCGCGACCTGCTCAAGGCCCGCGATGGCCTGATGCTGGGCATCTGCAACGGCTTCCAGGCCCTGGTCAAGCTCGGCCTGGTGCCCTACGGCGACATCGTCGACGCCACGCCCGATGCGCCCACGCTGACGTTCAACACCATCGGCCGCCACCAGAGCCGTCTGGTGCGCACCCGCATCTCGTCCAACCTGTCCCCGTGGCTGTCGCAGTGCAGCCTCGACGACCCCTACACCGTCGCCATCAGCCATGGCGAGGGCCGTTTTGTCGCCAACGACGAGGTGCTCGCCCAGCTCATCGCCAACGGCCAGGTCGCCACGCAGTACGTGGGCGAGGACGGCAAGCCGAGCATGGATCTTTCCGTCAACCCCAACGGCTCCGCACTGGCCATCGAGGGCATCACGAGCCCCGACGGCCGCGTCCTGGGCAAGATGGGCCACGCCGAGCGTCGCGGCGACAACCTGTACCGCAACGTGCCCGAGCATGTCCCCGGCGATAAGTTCATGCCCATCTTTGAGAGTGGCGTAGCCTACTTCGCCTAA
- a CDS encoding AzlC family ABC transporter permease, whose product MVLKIVKTVWPVMLTYVAIGAPCGMIMAQTGMEPWMVFALSTTFVTGSGQFMICNLWLAGVPAASIVASVAAISSRFALYSASLAPHLAGASKRQTLAVTATLTEEAYGISLAKLVESDDWGPKEAFALNAILIATWGVACTVGAVAGAAVDVPTAIAGFVCTSLFICLLFSQRLSRGNVVAAVSGAVSVAMFKFLGLTNIAVPASVVVGVVIELVCDAVFDGRGARDAR is encoded by the coding sequence ATGGTGCTCAAAATCGTTAAAACTGTCTGGCCGGTGATGCTTACCTATGTTGCGATAGGCGCGCCGTGCGGAATGATTATGGCGCAGACGGGGATGGAGCCCTGGATGGTCTTTGCCCTGAGTACCACGTTTGTGACGGGCAGCGGTCAGTTTATGATCTGCAACCTGTGGCTGGCGGGCGTGCCGGCGGCATCGATCGTCGCAAGCGTCGCCGCCATCTCCTCTCGCTTTGCGCTCTACTCGGCATCGCTTGCGCCCCATCTTGCCGGGGCTTCGAAACGCCAGACGCTGGCGGTTACGGCGACGCTTACCGAGGAGGCCTACGGCATCTCGTTGGCCAAATTGGTCGAGAGCGATGACTGGGGTCCAAAAGAGGCCTTTGCGCTCAACGCGATCCTCATCGCGACATGGGGCGTCGCGTGCACGGTGGGCGCCGTCGCCGGTGCCGCCGTCGATGTTCCTACCGCTATCGCAGGCTTTGTCTGCACGTCGCTCTTCATCTGCCTACTCTTTTCGCAGCGCCTGTCGCGCGGCAATGTCGTCGCGGCGGTTTCGGGCGCGGTGTCCGTCGCCATGTTCAAGTTCTTGGGCCTTACGAATATTGCCGTGCCGGCAAGCGTCGTGGTCGGCGTTGTCATCGAGCTTGTGTGCGATGCCGTATTCGACGGAAGGGGTGCTCGCGATGCCCGTTAA
- a CDS encoding 2-keto-3-deoxygluconate permease, with translation MAQEATANEQKKFKVPRIPGDIMIYPMIVGLLLNTFCPQVFEIGGFFTAACRGGSNTIVAAILLFVGAGISFKSTPGAIKTGIVVLIPKLVVAAALGLGVAYFFNDNFLGLSSVSIIGGITFCNMALYTGIMGEFGDESEQGAVGILFFTAGPAVTMIILGVSGLANIPLGTIIGSILPLVIGMVLGNLFPFIKNLLVPGANPAIAVIGFQLGASMSLSSFITGGISGILLGLITLFIVGPITFAFERLCGGNGKAAVACSTIAGTAMTTPVALAEVAPRYAELAPTAYAQIATAVIITAILAPILTGWVDKKFCQGKEDLSVAGVEAIEEAVATDIDGE, from the coding sequence ATGGCACAGGAAGCAACCGCCAACGAGCAAAAGAAATTCAAGGTCCCGCGTATCCCGGGCGACATCATGATCTATCCCATGATCGTCGGCCTTTTGCTCAACACCTTCTGTCCGCAGGTCTTTGAGATCGGCGGCTTCTTTACGGCTGCCTGCCGTGGCGGCTCCAACACCATCGTCGCCGCGATTCTGCTCTTCGTGGGCGCCGGCATCAGCTTTAAGTCCACGCCGGGCGCCATCAAGACCGGTATCGTCGTGTTGATTCCCAAGCTTGTCGTCGCGGCGGCTCTCGGCTTGGGCGTGGCGTATTTCTTTAACGATAACTTCCTGGGCCTGAGCTCCGTATCCATCATCGGCGGCATCACGTTCTGCAACATGGCGCTCTATACGGGCATTATGGGCGAGTTCGGCGATGAGTCCGAGCAGGGCGCCGTGGGCATTCTGTTCTTTACGGCCGGTCCTGCCGTCACGATGATCATCCTCGGTGTCTCGGGTCTCGCGAATATCCCGCTGGGCACCATCATCGGCTCCATCCTGCCGCTCGTTATCGGCATGGTTTTGGGCAACCTGTTCCCGTTCATCAAGAACCTGCTGGTCCCCGGCGCCAATCCCGCGATCGCCGTCATCGGTTTTCAGCTCGGTGCGTCCATGAGCCTGTCGAGTTTCATCACTGGCGGCATCTCGGGCATCCTGCTGGGCCTCATCACGCTCTTTATCGTCGGTCCCATCACCTTTGCCTTTGAGCGCCTGTGCGGCGGCAACGGCAAGGCTGCCGTTGCCTGCTCCACCATCGCCGGTACGGCCATGACCACCCCGGTCGCTCTCGCCGAGGTCGCTCCGCGCTATGCCGAGCTTGCGCCCACCGCGTACGCCCAGATCGCCACTGCCGTTATCATCACGGCGATCCTGGCCCCGATCCTGACCGGCTGGGTCGACAAGAAGTTCTGCCAGGGCAAGGAGGACCTGTCGGTTGCCGGCGTCGAGGCTATCGAGGAGGCCGTCGCGACCGATATCGACGGCGAGTAA
- a CDS encoding diguanylate cyclase, with the protein MVKALKIEIFMLCMIILIGLAARSRRSLFSSTQQLLFSMLGYTSAAYIFFDMIWTLSDGVSTPVGITANWISNAVSFSLFAIACLIWFFYSETMQGSRFLATRYRMALVALPTAVVVALAFTSYWTHTLFYIDAQGVYRRGAAYMIQPIVSYCYVIYTSLHAFVQARKVESLQKKAIYRTLAFFAVPALVGGTFQVVFSVPGLCVGIMISILLLYIVYQEQLISTDPLTGLNNRNRFETYMLSLFSGADQADDVYLLMMDADGFKQINDHYGHVEGDHALQVVSKALKDVCSMSGGFIARYGGDEFVVLQKAATERDIIDLCTAINDELARAEVPYLLQMSIGYARVGDGIDTWQDLLRAADAELYRVKGEKKKVGVQIR; encoded by the coding sequence GTGGTTAAGGCACTCAAGATCGAGATATTTATGCTGTGCATGATTATTCTTATCGGGCTTGCCGCGCGAAGTCGCCGCTCCTTGTTCTCGAGCACCCAGCAGCTTTTGTTCAGCATGCTGGGCTACACGTCTGCCGCCTACATTTTCTTCGATATGATTTGGACGCTCTCGGACGGCGTGAGCACTCCTGTGGGCATTACAGCCAACTGGATTTCCAACGCGGTCTCGTTTTCGCTGTTCGCCATCGCGTGCCTCATTTGGTTCTTCTATTCCGAGACGATGCAGGGCTCGCGATTCCTGGCCACGCGCTACAGGATGGCACTCGTGGCATTGCCTACGGCGGTAGTGGTCGCCCTGGCATTTACCAGCTACTGGACACACACTCTTTTCTATATCGATGCGCAAGGCGTATATCGTCGCGGTGCAGCTTATATGATTCAGCCTATCGTTAGCTACTGCTACGTCATATATACGTCCTTGCATGCCTTTGTTCAGGCTCGAAAAGTCGAAAGCCTGCAAAAGAAGGCCATTTATCGCACCCTCGCCTTTTTCGCGGTCCCCGCTCTGGTGGGCGGTACCTTTCAGGTCGTATTTTCGGTGCCCGGCCTTTGCGTCGGCATAATGATCAGTATTTTGCTGCTCTATATCGTCTACCAGGAGCAGCTGATCTCGACTGACCCGTTGACTGGACTCAACAACCGTAACCGTTTTGAGACCTATATGCTGTCGCTGTTCTCGGGTGCTGACCAGGCCGATGATGTGTATCTGCTGATGATGGATGCTGACGGCTTTAAGCAGATTAACGACCACTATGGACATGTCGAGGGCGACCATGCCCTTCAGGTTGTTTCGAAGGCGCTCAAGGACGTCTGTTCGATGTCCGGCGGCTTTATCGCGCGCTATGGCGGCGATGAGTTCGTGGTGCTCCAAAAGGCAGCGACGGAACGGGACATCATAGACCTGTGCACGGCGATCAACGACGAACTCGCTCGTGCCGAGGTGCCGTATCTGTTGCAGATGTCTATCGGTTACGCGCGGGTTGGCGATGGGATCGATACCTGGCAGGATTTGCTTCGTGCTGCCGATGCGGAGCTCTATCGCGTCAAGGGCGAGAAGAAGAAAGTCGGCGTCCAGATACGCTAG
- a CDS encoding DMT family transporter, protein MESRKPYLATLPGLILGCLVCCALWGSAFPCIKIGYALFGIPAHDSASQLLFAGLRFTLAGALVIVGMSAAQRRPLVPQVRDIKPIFVLSLFQTIGQYFFFYLGLSRASAMSSSIIEASANFLAILFAALAFRTEKLDAAKVLGCVLGFAGVALVNLSGADGTFGFTLDGEGFILASTVAGALSTCLIGIFSREHDGVLLAGWQFLVGGLVLTAIGFLMGGALSPTAIAPAIALIIYMALISAVAYSLWSRLLAVNPVSRVSVFGFMNPVFGVLLSALLLGEGAGTSPVTVIVALLLVCGGIIIVNKPKKA, encoded by the coding sequence ATGGAAAGCCGCAAGCCGTATCTCGCCACCCTGCCCGGACTCATCCTGGGCTGCCTCGTTTGCTGCGCACTCTGGGGATCGGCTTTTCCCTGCATCAAGATCGGCTACGCACTCTTTGGTATCCCAGCGCACGATAGCGCCTCGCAGCTGCTCTTTGCAGGATTGCGCTTCACGCTTGCCGGTGCCCTGGTCATCGTCGGCATGAGCGCGGCCCAACGCCGCCCGCTCGTTCCGCAGGTGCGCGATATCAAGCCCATCTTTGTCTTGTCGCTCTTCCAGACTATCGGGCAGTACTTCTTTTTCTACCTGGGACTCTCGCGCGCCAGCGCCATGTCGAGCTCCATCATCGAGGCCAGCGCTAACTTCTTGGCGATTCTCTTTGCCGCTCTGGCGTTTCGCACCGAAAAGCTCGATGCGGCCAAGGTGCTCGGCTGCGTGCTGGGCTTTGCCGGTGTCGCACTCGTCAACCTTTCGGGCGCGGACGGAACCTTTGGCTTTACGCTCGACGGCGAGGGCTTTATCCTGGCCTCCACCGTCGCAGGTGCCCTTTCGACCTGCCTGATCGGTATCTTCTCGCGCGAGCACGACGGCGTCTTGCTTGCCGGGTGGCAGTTCTTGGTCGGCGGCCTGGTCCTCACCGCCATCGGCTTTTTGATGGGTGGTGCGCTCTCCCCCACCGCGATCGCCCCCGCCATCGCGCTCATTATCTATATGGCGCTTATCTCCGCGGTCGCCTACTCGCTGTGGTCGCGCCTGCTTGCCGTCAATCCCGTCAGCCGCGTCTCGGTCTTTGGGTTTATGAACCCGGTCTTCGGCGTGCTGCTGAGTGCGCTGCTGCTCGGCGAGGGCGCCGGCACGAGCCCCGTTACCGTCATCGTTGCCCTGCTGTTGGTCTGCGGCGGCATCATCATCGTCAACAAACCTAAAAAGGCCTAG